One window of the Oceanicoccus sp. KOV_DT_Chl genome contains the following:
- the rlmH gene encoding 23S rRNA (pseudouridine(1915)-N(3))-methyltransferase RlmH: MRIRLIAVGTKMPSWVEQGAEEYTKRLPPELKWELKELALGQRGKGADIQRAINTEGQQMLAAIGQHDHVIALDVKGKPWSTEQLALELQDWQREGHNISLLVGGPDGLAGECLLRANKRWSLSPLTLPHPLVRIVLAEQLYRAWAINNNHPYHR, from the coding sequence ATGCGCATTCGCTTAATCGCTGTGGGCACCAAGATGCCCTCCTGGGTAGAGCAGGGGGCGGAGGAATATACCAAGCGCCTGCCGCCGGAACTTAAGTGGGAACTGAAGGAATTGGCGCTAGGTCAGCGTGGAAAAGGTGCTGACATTCAGCGAGCGATTAATACTGAAGGTCAGCAAATGCTGGCGGCGATTGGTCAGCACGATCATGTCATTGCATTGGATGTCAAAGGCAAGCCCTGGAGTACCGAGCAGTTGGCCCTGGAGCTCCAGGACTGGCAGCGCGAGGGGCACAATATCAGTTTGTTGGTGGGTGGGCCTGACGGTTTGGCAGGTGAATGTTTGCTGCGAGCAAACAAACGCTGGTCGCTATCGCCACTTACGTTGCCACATCCCTTGGTAAGAATTGTCCTCGCTGAGCAACTTTATCGCGCTTGGGCAATCAATAATAATCATCCCTATCATCGTTGA
- the rsfS gene encoding ribosome silencing factor: protein MKAEQIKEIALEALDDLKGKDALTIDVREMTDMTDYMVICTGTSNRHVKSLADHVALELKKKGCPASSIEGDDAAAEWVLVDFGDVVVHVMLPDTRDFYDLERLWSVPAA from the coding sequence ATGAAAGCAGAGCAAATTAAAGAAATAGCCCTGGAGGCTTTGGATGACTTAAAAGGTAAAGACGCTCTCACTATCGATGTGCGGGAAATGACGGATATGACTGACTATATGGTGATCTGCACCGGTACATCCAATCGTCATGTAAAGTCGTTGGCCGATCATGTTGCCCTGGAGTTGAAAAAGAAGGGGTGTCCTGCATCCAGTATTGAAGGAGATGATGCCGCTGCTGAGTGGGTACTGGTGGATTTTGGCGATGTGGTGGTGCATGTGATGCTGCCGGATACCCGGGATTTTTATGATTTGGAACGATTGTGGTCGGTCCCTGCTGCATAA
- the nadD gene encoding nicotinate-nucleotide adenylyltransferase, which produces MAELKTVAIFGGTFDPVHNGHVQSALELKQILQLDELRLLPCHIPPHRQSPGASSEHRLNMVQLALAGSDLTVDDRELRRQRPSYSVETLELLRQELGEYVSLSWVMGVDAFAQLDSWHHWQDLLTLAHIIVMARPGEVLPTLGPIAQLKAQYQTEQADTLRQQAAGAIYCIELTQYPVSATEIRSGLAQRQWRDSDLPAGVLHYIQQHQLYADNEKP; this is translated from the coding sequence ATGGCTGAGTTGAAAACCGTCGCCATCTTCGGTGGTACTTTTGATCCGGTGCATAACGGTCATGTGCAGTCGGCGCTGGAGTTAAAACAGATATTGCAGCTGGACGAATTGCGCTTACTGCCCTGTCATATACCGCCGCATCGCCAATCGCCGGGGGCCAGTAGTGAACATCGATTAAACATGGTGCAGTTGGCATTAGCGGGCAGCGATCTGACCGTGGATGATCGTGAGTTACGTCGCCAAAGGCCGTCCTACAGCGTAGAAACGCTAGAGCTTTTACGGCAGGAATTGGGCGAGTATGTCTCCCTAAGCTGGGTGATGGGTGTCGATGCGTTCGCGCAGCTGGATAGCTGGCATCATTGGCAGGATTTATTAACGCTGGCACATATTATTGTTATGGCGAGACCCGGTGAGGTGTTGCCGACACTGGGGCCAATTGCGCAATTAAAAGCGCAGTATCAAACAGAGCAAGCTGACACGTTACGGCAACAGGCGGCCGGTGCCATTTATTGCATTGAGCTGACCCAGTACCCGGTGTCTGCCACCGAGATTAGATCGGGGCTGGCGCAACGGCAGTGGCGGGACAGTGATTTACCCGCTGGCGTACTACACTATATTCAACAACATCAGCTGTATGCTGATAATGAAAAACCCTAG
- a CDS encoding ABC transporter substrate-binding protein has protein sequence MKISKSLLQTTNTFLACALLVLSIPSKADHITLVADRWYPYNGIPESPKPGYIIEIANRVFSQAGHTVDYQIMSWERALRLTREGKKNCVIGAYKSEAPDFIFPSTHQGVDQTIFIKRKADPWLYNGIESLHTIRFGVIGGYEYSDEITAYINQYQNNPQRISIARGKFPLEENMRALKNGEIGALLGSRTVINATIEKQQWLNQFVFAGEADVTSKIYLACSPANPKSHDYVAILDEGLKQLRKQGDLDKILAKYGLTDWIETDAVDN, from the coding sequence ATGAAAATATCGAAGTCGCTACTGCAGACCACCAACACTTTTTTAGCTTGCGCACTGCTTGTACTTTCAATCCCCTCCAAGGCCGACCATATAACGCTGGTAGCTGACCGCTGGTACCCCTATAACGGTATCCCCGAATCACCTAAGCCAGGCTATATCATCGAAATTGCCAACCGGGTTTTTAGCCAGGCAGGCCACACTGTTGACTATCAAATCATGTCCTGGGAGCGGGCTCTACGCCTGACAAGAGAGGGCAAGAAAAATTGCGTGATTGGTGCCTATAAAAGCGAAGCACCGGATTTTATTTTCCCATCCACCCATCAAGGGGTTGACCAGACAATCTTTATAAAACGCAAGGCTGACCCGTGGCTTTATAACGGGATTGAATCTCTACACACTATCCGCTTCGGCGTTATCGGTGGCTATGAATATAGTGATGAGATCACTGCGTACATAAACCAATACCAAAACAATCCACAGCGCATCAGCATAGCTCGCGGGAAATTTCCACTGGAAGAAAACATGAGGGCATTGAAGAATGGCGAGATAGGTGCGCTATTGGGTTCTCGAACTGTAATTAACGCTACCATTGAAAAACAACAATGGCTAAATCAATTTGTTTTTGCAGGCGAAGCCGATGTAACAAGTAAAATTTATCTGGCCTGCTCACCAGCCAACCCAAAATCCCACGATTATGTGGCCATTCTGGACGAAGGTCTGAAGCAACTAAGAAAACAGGGAGACTTAGATAAAATTTTAGCGAAATATGGATTGACTGACTGGATCGAAACAGATGCAGTAGATAACTAA
- a CDS encoding TonB-dependent receptor has product MKFIFATVMALLPTLAGADDELALFDLSLEELMRVPLSVSARKRDEKMQDVPVAVTAFDSKAIRHRHLWEITDIASHTPSMTSTYSSSSASNTRIFLRGLGQGESSVPTAEAAVGLYIDNVYVARLNGSNWKLFDVAQIEVLRGPQGTLYGRNSTTGALKIMTNAPTEKSAASLTVSAGSRSLKEYQLVASGSLIEQQWLGRIALIHSDQESYIDRYDSAMGKVEEDLGDRGYQGGRLTLDYVGSQALDARINVYQIDDDGDGLYVTPINANTQSLAANDLYSTLTSQQQFSDVSQSGASLHLDWTLAFAEAKSITAYRTVEDKRLTDISGQDSWYIDQMVDTEQYTQEFQLSSNNVNSKLQWITGMFFLYENNSADLLNTLFGGAVTSRQVYDVETKSYAAYGEINYQTSNSLEFTLGGRFTRDNKEFLGSTTNTGGVFTDGSANLKETFNSFTPKAAIDYTVNDNASLYISAAKGFKAGGFQGRGFQGDDLNQSFDPEEVWTYEVGLKQQWVEQRLRFNITYYYNDFKDLQLNSLNPVSGGTIIQNAAEASVQGLELELSYVPTMHLQLYGNFATANGDYKKLSPDISNVTPDSDIAETPSVSSTLGFDYTIPVKLGGEFIIGGDYQHRSHSYPGSANVPSIMVPRLDLFNAFINYTSANKVWDIGLYGKNLGDKEYHFTGFSFSNFESVYAAEPRTIRLTGTYRF; this is encoded by the coding sequence GTGAAATTTATATTCGCTACCGTTATGGCTTTATTACCTACTTTAGCAGGGGCTGATGACGAGTTAGCGTTGTTTGATTTGTCTTTGGAAGAATTGATGCGAGTTCCTCTCTCGGTCTCGGCGCGCAAACGTGATGAGAAAATGCAAGATGTACCCGTGGCCGTCACTGCATTCGATAGCAAGGCTATTCGTCATCGTCATTTATGGGAAATTACTGATATTGCTAGTCACACGCCTAGTATGACTAGCACTTACTCATCCAGTAGTGCCTCTAATACGCGCATTTTTTTGCGAGGGCTGGGTCAGGGTGAGTCGTCAGTACCTACGGCTGAAGCTGCGGTTGGTCTGTATATCGATAATGTTTATGTTGCACGTTTAAATGGTAGTAACTGGAAGCTATTCGACGTTGCTCAAATTGAAGTATTGCGAGGTCCGCAGGGAACCTTGTATGGCCGCAATAGCACCACCGGTGCCCTTAAAATAATGACTAATGCGCCAACAGAAAAGTCAGCGGCATCGTTAACGGTAAGTGCTGGTTCGCGTAGCCTGAAGGAATATCAGTTGGTCGCTAGCGGGTCTTTGATTGAGCAGCAATGGTTGGGTCGTATTGCATTGATACACTCCGATCAAGAGAGCTATATCGATCGTTATGACAGTGCTATGGGGAAGGTTGAAGAGGATCTTGGTGATCGTGGTTATCAAGGGGGGCGTTTAACACTGGACTATGTTGGTTCGCAAGCGCTTGACGCTAGAATTAATGTTTACCAGATAGATGACGATGGCGATGGTCTATATGTCACCCCGATCAATGCTAATACGCAATCGTTAGCTGCTAATGACCTGTATTCAACGCTAACCAGTCAGCAGCAATTTAGCGATGTATCCCAGTCCGGCGCGTCTTTACACCTTGATTGGACGCTGGCCTTTGCTGAAGCTAAATCCATTACTGCTTATCGCACAGTTGAGGATAAACGCTTAACCGATATTTCGGGGCAGGACAGTTGGTATATTGATCAGATGGTTGATACCGAGCAATATACTCAGGAGTTTCAATTATCCAGTAACAACGTCAATAGTAAACTTCAGTGGATAACTGGAATGTTTTTTTTGTATGAAAATAATTCGGCAGATTTACTTAACACTTTGTTTGGGGGGGCGGTTACCAGTCGTCAGGTGTACGATGTTGAAACCAAATCTTATGCCGCTTACGGGGAGATTAATTACCAGACTAGTAATTCGCTGGAGTTTACGTTGGGTGGTCGTTTTACTCGCGACAATAAAGAATTCCTTGGTAGTACTACAAACACCGGAGGTGTATTTACCGATGGTAGTGCCAATTTAAAAGAGACGTTTAATAGTTTTACGCCTAAGGCAGCCATTGATTACACGGTTAACGATAATGCGAGTCTTTATATTTCTGCGGCAAAGGGCTTTAAGGCGGGCGGTTTTCAGGGCCGTGGTTTTCAGGGCGACGATTTGAATCAATCCTTTGATCCTGAAGAGGTCTGGACCTACGAAGTGGGCCTCAAGCAGCAGTGGGTAGAGCAGCGCCTGCGTTTTAATATCACTTATTACTATAATGACTTTAAGGACCTGCAGCTTAATTCTTTAAATCCTGTCAGTGGCGGTACCATTATTCAGAATGCGGCCGAAGCTTCCGTGCAGGGGCTTGAACTTGAATTGTCTTATGTGCCGACGATGCACTTACAGCTCTATGGTAATTTCGCTACGGCCAATGGTGATTATAAAAAACTATCACCGGATATCAGTAATGTTACGCCGGATAGTGATATCGCTGAAACGCCGTCGGTTAGTTCCACGCTAGGTTTTGACTATACTATTCCGGTAAAATTGGGCGGCGAGTTTATTATCGGTGGGGACTATCAGCACCGTAGTCATTCGTATCCGGGGAGTGCAAATGTGCCGTCAATAATGGTTCCTCGGTTAGATTTATTTAATGCCTTTATTAATTACACATCAGCGAATAAGGTCTGGGATATAGGGTTGTACGGTAAAAATCTTGGTGACAAAGAGTATCACTTTACCGGTTTCTCGTTTAGTAATTTCGAGTCTGTTTATGCTGCTGAGCCCCGCACGATTCGACTTACAGGTACTTATCGATTTTAA
- a CDS encoding YfiR family protein, translating to MRSLRPRLRRSHLMIQVFCLVVSPLVFAAGDVAQEEARLKSAYLFNFGKFIQWPEGEATNLRYCILGAPKVYNYLKEADGRKLNNKTLEVVELTSKATVSSCNLVYASPELLQTLPSWQYSNTVLVTDKTNNRQSPAVIEFVVINDKLQFTVNLSLARQLEITISATLLKLAIQDQSETQK from the coding sequence ATGAGGTCGCTACGCCCACGCCTAAGACGCTCTCATTTAATGATTCAAGTGTTTTGCCTGGTGGTTTCTCCGCTGGTTTTTGCCGCGGGAGACGTTGCGCAAGAGGAGGCGCGGCTTAAGTCAGCCTACCTATTTAACTTCGGCAAGTTTATCCAGTGGCCAGAAGGGGAAGCGACTAACCTCCGCTACTGCATTTTGGGTGCGCCCAAGGTGTACAACTACCTCAAGGAGGCTGATGGCCGAAAGCTAAACAATAAAACCCTTGAGGTTGTTGAGCTGACCTCGAAGGCAACAGTATCCAGCTGCAATCTCGTCTACGCAAGTCCTGAGTTGTTACAAACGCTGCCATCATGGCAGTATTCAAATACAGTTTTAGTCACTGATAAAACCAATAATCGTCAATCACCTGCGGTCATAGAATTTGTAGTTATCAATGATAAGTTGCAGTTCACGGTGAATCTATCTTTAGCTCGCCAGTTGGAAATTACAATTAGCGCTACACTATTAAAGCTGGCAATACAGGATCAGTCGGAGACGCAAAAGTGA
- a CDS encoding cysteine-rich CWC family protein, giving the protein MRTTDTTSCPLCAKPNLCAVASNPQAQDCWCQQTVIPKALIFKANQSNNSKRCICKTCATAAQKLSKEIK; this is encoded by the coding sequence ATGAGAACGACAGACACCACCTCTTGCCCACTGTGCGCAAAGCCAAATCTGTGTGCTGTCGCCAGCAATCCACAAGCGCAAGACTGCTGGTGCCAACAGACCGTTATTCCTAAAGCCCTTATTTTCAAGGCCAATCAAAGCAACAACAGCAAACGCTGCATTTGTAAAACCTGCGCTACCGCAGCCCAAAAATTGAGTAAAGAGATCAAATAA
- the cysZ gene encoding sulfate transporter CysZ, whose amino-acid sequence MNNSPTLGFNYLVQGFELIRKPGIRLFVIAPLLINTLIFGLLINYSFTQFGTWIDWAIDWMPQWLDFLRWILWPVAVILILTVVMYSFSIVANLIASPFNGLLAEKTEELLTGKEVVGYETTLQALLSFPKSISREISKLLYYLPLALLVLIISFIPVINVAAPVLWFLLGSWMMVIQYCDYPMDNHQQSFAAMKKAIKMQRMTSLGFGAGVMVGTMIPIINFIIMPIAVCGATAYWTEQLQQNCE is encoded by the coding sequence ATGAACAATAGTCCTACACTGGGGTTTAATTATCTCGTTCAAGGGTTTGAATTAATTCGCAAGCCTGGTATACGGCTTTTTGTCATCGCCCCACTACTAATAAACACGCTTATTTTCGGCCTGCTGATTAATTACAGTTTCACCCAATTCGGCACCTGGATCGACTGGGCTATTGATTGGATGCCGCAATGGCTGGACTTTTTACGCTGGATTTTATGGCCAGTGGCAGTCATTTTGATTCTTACTGTAGTCATGTACAGCTTTAGCATCGTTGCCAATCTCATTGCCTCACCCTTTAATGGCTTACTCGCCGAAAAAACCGAAGAGCTATTAACCGGTAAAGAAGTGGTGGGCTATGAAACAACGTTGCAAGCGCTGCTCTCTTTCCCCAAGAGTATTAGCCGCGAAATATCCAAACTACTGTATTACCTGCCACTGGCCTTGCTGGTACTCATTATCAGTTTTATTCCAGTTATTAATGTCGCCGCACCAGTGCTATGGTTTCTATTAGGCAGCTGGATGATGGTGATTCAATACTGCGACTACCCTATGGATAACCACCAACAAAGTTTTGCGGCGATGAAGAAAGCGATAAAAATGCAACGAATGACGTCGCTCGGGTTTGGGGCCGGTGTTATGGTCGGTACCATGATCCCTATTATTAACTTTATTATTATGCCAATCGCCGTCTGTGGTGCGACGGCTTATTGGACGGAACAATTACAGCAAAACTGCGAGTAA
- the rhlB gene encoding ATP-dependent RNA helicase RhlB: MPAFVNSEIKALIGKLFGKKKAGVVSDSQSKPQTVEAASKSPSAKSTAPKSSSQKPRDRKSHAKSAAQPPAKVWTVDQFPVPEVEGKTRFHDLGLDDRLMHAIADLGFEYCSPIQAGVLPQTLQGHDAIGKAQTGTGKTAAFLITIINDLLNNPIEDERYVGEPRALIIAPTRELVVQIGEDAKLLTKYTGLNVATLIGGMDYQKQLNQLKHSLVDIVVASPGRLLDFQSRQDLFLDQVEFLVIDEADRMLDMGFIPQVRRIVRSTPHKESRQTLLFSATFTDDVLSLTEQWTYNPFKLEIEPDSVATDTVDQKVYIISADEKYTLLKNIVKTPEASSVIVFANRRDQTRKLYERLRKSGFKCGILSGEIPQNKRSQTLQRFKNGELQVLVATDVAGRGIHVDGISHVVNYTLPEDPEDYVHRIGRTGRAGALGTSISFACEDDAFLLGPLEEMLGSKLSCQQPPAELLEK; the protein is encoded by the coding sequence ATGCCCGCCTTCGTAAATAGTGAGATAAAAGCATTGATTGGTAAGTTATTCGGTAAGAAAAAAGCGGGTGTCGTTAGCGATTCTCAAAGTAAGCCTCAAACAGTAGAGGCTGCGTCAAAATCCCCTTCAGCAAAATCGACTGCGCCCAAGTCGTCTAGTCAAAAACCCCGGGATCGTAAAAGTCACGCTAAATCAGCTGCGCAGCCGCCAGCTAAAGTGTGGACGGTGGATCAATTTCCTGTCCCTGAAGTTGAGGGTAAAACCCGTTTTCACGATCTGGGTCTCGATGATCGTTTGATGCATGCTATTGCCGATTTGGGCTTTGAGTATTGCTCACCTATTCAGGCGGGTGTGTTACCGCAAACCTTGCAAGGTCATGATGCAATTGGTAAGGCGCAAACCGGTACTGGTAAAACGGCAGCATTTTTAATTACTATTATTAATGATTTGCTTAATAACCCTATTGAAGATGAGCGCTATGTGGGTGAGCCGCGAGCTTTGATTATCGCGCCCACTCGCGAGTTGGTGGTGCAGATTGGCGAAGATGCGAAGCTTCTTACTAAATATACTGGTTTAAATGTCGCGACCTTGATAGGTGGCATGGATTATCAAAAGCAATTAAACCAGTTGAAACATTCTTTGGTCGATATTGTGGTGGCCTCACCTGGTCGTTTACTGGATTTTCAGAGTCGTCAGGATTTGTTTTTGGACCAGGTAGAATTTTTGGTTATTGATGAAGCCGATCGTATGCTGGATATGGGGTTCATCCCTCAAGTGCGTCGCATTGTACGCAGCACGCCGCATAAAGAAAGCCGACAAACATTGTTGTTCAGTGCAACTTTTACCGATGATGTGCTGAGTCTTACCGAGCAGTGGACTTACAATCCATTCAAGCTGGAAATTGAACCTGATAGTGTGGCAACCGATACCGTTGACCAAAAGGTTTATATTATTTCTGCTGATGAAAAATATACTCTGCTGAAAAATATTGTGAAAACGCCAGAGGCCAGCAGTGTTATTGTATTTGCCAATCGCCGTGATCAAACCCGTAAGTTGTATGAGCGTTTGCGTAAAAGTGGTTTTAAGTGCGGTATCTTATCCGGTGAAATTCCACAAAATAAACGATCGCAAACGTTGCAGCGTTTTAAAAATGGCGAATTGCAGGTGTTGGTTGCTACCGATGTGGCGGGGCGCGGTATTCATGTGGATGGTATTAGCCATGTGGTGAATTACACCTTGCCTGAAGACCCTGAGGATTATGTACACCGCATAGGTCGTACTGGCCGTGCTGGTGCTTTAGGGACTTCGATCAGTTTTGCCTGCGAAGATGATGCGTTTTTATTGGGGCCATTGGAAGAAATGCTGGGTAGTAAATTAAGTTGCCAACAGCCGCCAGCGGAATTATTAGAAAAATAA
- a CDS encoding DoxX family protein yields the protein MRYGCGGREVLGHTSSVIQPAESIRGFAPLLLRLYLVPILWMAGTHKIDLTTLMPFASTVAWFGNPDWGLGLPLPTLMAFLAGWTEILGAVFLAVGFAVRWISLPLIATMVVAALTAHWEFGWQAIADPSAPFANERVVEAAARLDEAKAILKQYGDYQRLTEKGSIVMLNNGIEFATTYFVMLLSLLFTGGGRYTSVDYWLCRRFMS from the coding sequence GTGCGGTATGGGTGCGGTGGTAGAGAAGTACTGGGTCATACATCATCAGTTATTCAACCGGCTGAATCTATTAGAGGGTTTGCGCCCTTGTTGCTACGCTTGTATCTGGTGCCGATTTTGTGGATGGCGGGTACTCATAAAATTGATCTGACTACCTTGATGCCCTTTGCCAGCACCGTTGCCTGGTTTGGTAATCCTGATTGGGGATTGGGCTTACCGCTACCCACATTGATGGCCTTTTTGGCGGGTTGGACGGAAATTTTAGGCGCTGTCTTTTTGGCCGTCGGTTTTGCGGTACGCTGGATATCGCTGCCATTAATCGCGACGATGGTTGTTGCTGCGCTCACCGCTCACTGGGAGTTTGGTTGGCAGGCTATTGCAGATCCCAGCGCTCCCTTTGCCAATGAGCGGGTAGTGGAAGCAGCTGCGCGACTGGATGAAGCCAAGGCGATTTTAAAGCAATATGGCGACTATCAGCGTTTGACCGAGAAGGGATCTATAGTGATGCTGAATAACGGTATTGAGTTTGCGACCACCTATTTTGTGATGTTGCTGTCATTATTGTTTACTGGGGGTGGGCGTTATACCAGTGTCGACTATTGGTTGTGCAGGCGGTTTATGTCCTAG
- a CDS encoding molybdopterin-synthase adenylyltransferase MoeB, with protein sequence MNDEQLLRYSRHIMLPDFDYEGQQKLLAAKVLIIGLGGLGSPVALYLAAAGVGELWLADFDCVDLSNLQRQIAHGMEDIGRPKVISAREAMKALNPDIIVDAISEKLDGQMLGDAVAKVDLVVDCTDNFATRFAINRACVEYKKPLVSGAAIRSEGQVIVFDSRDSASPCYRCLYDDAANENLSCSEAGVLSPLVGMVGSMQALEVIKIISGFGQSLLGQLVLVDAKTMEWRRLTVTKSADCPVCAINE encoded by the coding sequence ATGAATGATGAGCAACTATTGCGTTACAGTCGTCATATTATGCTGCCGGATTTTGATTACGAGGGGCAGCAAAAATTGCTGGCTGCCAAAGTCTTAATCATTGGCTTGGGGGGCTTGGGCTCGCCGGTAGCGTTGTATTTAGCCGCGGCGGGGGTGGGTGAACTCTGGCTGGCAGATTTTGACTGTGTGGATCTTTCCAATTTGCAGCGGCAAATTGCGCACGGCATGGAGGATATTGGTCGCCCAAAAGTCATTTCAGCGCGGGAGGCGATGAAGGCGTTAAATCCGGATATTATAGTGGATGCCATCAGCGAAAAATTGGATGGCCAAATGTTAGGTGATGCCGTTGCTAAAGTGGATTTGGTGGTGGATTGCACGGATAATTTTGCCACTCGCTTTGCGATCAATCGCGCCTGTGTTGAATATAAAAAACCGTTAGTCTCTGGTGCTGCGATTCGCAGTGAGGGACAGGTGATCGTCTTTGATAGTCGTGATTCGGCAAGCCCCTGTTACCGTTGTCTCTATGATGATGCCGCTAATGAAAATTTAAGTTGCTCCGAGGCAGGGGTGCTATCGCCGCTGGTGGGTATGGTAGGCTCGATGCAGGCGCTGGAAGTAATAAAAATAATAAGTGGGTTTGGTCAGTCTTTGCTTGGTCAATTAGTGCTAGTCGATGCGAAGACCATGGAGTGGCGGCGCCTGACAGTGACCAAAAGTGCTGATTGTCCGGTTTGCGCGATTAATGAATAG
- the prmC gene encoding peptide chain release factor N(5)-glutamine methyltransferase, protein MATVAQLLAMRQQLTAISDTAAVDVELLLCHCLQKPRSYLRTWPEAEVADTQQQQFQQLLQRRQQGEPVAHLIGERGFWTLDLQVNPSTLIPRPETELLVEKILQLFAADTTTELLDLGTGTGAIALSIASERPQWKIAACDIQPAAVALAETNRQCTGLENVCIFQSNWFDQVQVRQFNVIVSNPPYIDVNDENLNVGDVRFEPLSALVADNKGLADLEMIIQQAPDYLARDGWLLVEHGYQQGPAVSNLLLSRGFTEVFTDQDLAGHDRISGGQWWRG, encoded by the coding sequence ATGGCAACCGTTGCGCAATTGCTAGCAATGCGGCAACAGTTGACCGCTATCAGTGACACTGCAGCGGTAGATGTTGAATTGTTGTTATGCCATTGCCTACAGAAACCGCGCAGTTATTTACGCACCTGGCCCGAGGCAGAAGTGGCTGATACCCAGCAGCAGCAATTTCAGCAATTATTGCAACGCCGTCAACAAGGCGAGCCGGTAGCACACCTCATTGGTGAGCGGGGGTTTTGGACGTTGGATTTACAGGTCAACCCGTCCACGCTAATTCCGCGCCCGGAAACCGAATTATTAGTCGAAAAAATCCTGCAGTTATTCGCTGCCGATACCACTACTGAATTATTGGACCTGGGTACTGGCACCGGTGCGATTGCTTTATCAATAGCCAGCGAGCGCCCGCAATGGAAAATAGCGGCCTGTGATATACAGCCAGCAGCGGTGGCATTGGCTGAAACCAATCGACAGTGCACTGGTTTGGAAAATGTCTGTATTTTTCAATCTAACTGGTTTGACCAGGTTCAGGTGCGGCAATTTAATGTGATTGTCAGCAACCCGCCTTATATCGATGTAAATGATGAAAACTTAAACGTCGGTGATGTACGCTTTGAACCGTTGTCGGCGTTAGTGGCGGATAACAAAGGCTTGGCGGATCTGGAAATGATTATTCAGCAGGCGCCTGATTACTTAGCCAGAGATGGCTGGCTGCTGGTTGAGCATGGATATCAGCAAGGCCCAGCGGTTAGCAATTTGTTATTGTCACGTGGATTTACCGAGGTGTTTACCGACCAGGATTTGGCGGGGCATGACCGCATCAGCGGCGGCCAATGGTGGAGGGGTTAG